The Brachyhypopomus gauderio isolate BG-103 chromosome 1, BGAUD_0.2, whole genome shotgun sequence genome includes a window with the following:
- the LOC143496047 gene encoding uncharacterized protein LOC143496047 isoform X2 yields the protein MMESHANMAKLEFLNSFFTERLLAVAGEIFQVVKDTIIDYQEEIDRAKQENHHLKEMLMEKCINDGSGHHRNIQAVHEAADFSQTPDSESSIIKVKLELCTVQQDAEPREFLCNSPSPVCNGAPQHFSVKTISDEKEADVPSNNSGVAVKVEPPDSRVICSDNSGCDMQGEGVPDNPAVGFTDSQGPSARCGVESVDFSQVNIHLQSQNSEGAFCCEYCGKHFRNRGQLKQHMPVHQKERPRPYRCDFCGKCYSYAQVLEVHRRTHTGERPFHCKFCGRRFNQKGHLKDHERIHTGEKPFSCSVCGKRFIQSSQVRKHIRNNHQAK from the exons ATGATGGAGTCCCACGCGAATATGGCAAAGCTTGAGTTTTTAAATTCGTTTTTCACTGAGCGGCTATTAGCGGTTGCTGGAGAAATCTTCCAAGTAGTTAAGGACACCATTATCGACTACCAGGAAGAAATCGATCGTGCAAAACAGGAAAATCATCATCTGAAGGAAATGCTTATGGAAAAATGCATCAACGATGGATCGG GTCATCACAGGAATATACAAGCAGTACACGAAGCAGCTGATTTTAGCCAGACTCCAGACTCTGAGTCCTCAATAATTAAAGTAAAGCTGGAACTTTGCACCGTGCAGCAGGATGCTGAGCCACGGGAATTCTTGTGCAACTCTCCCTCTCCGGTTTGTAATGGGGCACCGCAGCACTTTTCAGTAAAGACTATAAGTGATGAAAAAGAAGCTGATGTTCCTTCTAACAACTCGGGAGTCGCAGTCAAAGTGGAACCACCGGACTCGCGGGTCATATGTTCCGATAACTCGGGCTGTGATATGCAAGGCGAAGGCGTACCCGACAACCCTGCGGTAGGTTTCACGGATAGCCAAGGTCCCTCTGCTCGGTGTGGCGTGGAATCGGTTGATTTTTCTCAAGTCAACATTCACTTGCAAAGTCAAAACTCCGAAGGAGCATTTTGCTGCGAGTATTGCGGAAAGCATTTCAGAAATCGCGGGCAGCTGAAGCAGCACATGCCAGTCCATCAGAAAGAGAGGCCAAGACCGTACCGCTGCGACTTCTGTGGGAAGTGCTACAGTTACGCGCAAGTACTTGAAGTCCATCGCAGGACTCACACGGGGGAAAGACCATTTCATTGTAAATTTTGCGGGAGACGTTTTAATCAGAAAGGTCACTTAAAAGACCATGAGAGGATTCACACTGGTGAAAAACCTTTTAGCTGTTCAGTTTGTGGGAAACGTTTTATTCAGTCAAGCCAAGTCAGGAAACATATTCGTAACAATCATCAGGCTAAGTAA